In a single window of the Streptomyces cinnabarinus genome:
- a CDS encoding DUF1772 domain-containing protein, with product MIDGPYFVLTVLGVLGTGLVAGVFCAFSTFVMRGLAALPPAQGVAAMQAINVAAVTPAFMMVFLGSAVLCAVLAVVTFVLWPDEGTVELLLGSALYLFGSFGVTMVANVPRNDALMKLEPGTSEASAYWTRYVREWTAWNHVRMIASSAAAVCYVLALT from the coding sequence ATGATCGATGGGCCGTACTTCGTACTGACCGTGCTGGGTGTGCTGGGGACCGGTCTGGTGGCGGGGGTGTTCTGCGCGTTCTCGACCTTCGTGATGAGGGGGCTCGCCGCGCTGCCGCCCGCGCAGGGCGTCGCGGCGATGCAGGCGATCAACGTGGCCGCGGTGACCCCCGCGTTCATGATGGTGTTCCTCGGTTCCGCGGTGCTGTGCGCGGTGCTCGCCGTGGTGACGTTCGTGCTGTGGCCCGACGAGGGGACCGTGGAGCTGCTGCTGGGCAGCGCGCTGTATCTGTTCGGTTCGTTCGGCGTGACCATGGTCGCCAACGTGCCCCGCAACGACGCGCTGATGAAGCTGGAGCCGGGTACGTCGGAGGCGAGCGCGTACTGGACCAGGTATGTGCGGGAGTGGACGGCCTGGAACCACGTGCGCATGATCGCCTCGTCGGCCGCCGCCGTCTGCTACGTGCTGGCGCTCACCTGA
- a CDS encoding glutamate synthase subunit beta, whose protein sequence is MADPKGFMTTPRQDWPRRPVEERVRDWDEVYVPGALLPIVSKQADRCMDCGIPFCHDACPLGNLIPEWNDLVSREDWRAAADRLHATNNFPEFTGRLCPAPCEAGCVLAINQPAVTIKNVECAIADRAWELGFAPPRPPDRLSGRTVAVIGSGPTGLAAAQQLTRAGHTVAVYEKDDRIGGLLRYGIPEFKMEKGQLERRVGQMRAEGTKFRTSTAVGRDLGAVELRARHDAIVIATGATTWRELEVPGRELTGIHQAMEYLPLANRVCEGDIESSPMSAAGKHVVIVGGGDTGADCLGTAVREGAASVTQLDIYAQPGAERDEDTEPWPTYPKVYRLSAAHEEAGQLGTAPAADADARLFAASTLRFTGDESGRVRWLHLVEVDSNRRPRPGTGRAIPAELVLLALGFSGPDQEDGLLGQLGVELEPRGTIARDAEFATNVPGVFAAGDAARGQSLVVWAIAEGRAVAAAVDRRLTGSSRLPAPISPYDRPMTV, encoded by the coding sequence ATGGCCGATCCCAAGGGATTCATGACCACTCCTCGCCAGGACTGGCCCCGGCGGCCGGTCGAGGAGCGGGTCCGGGACTGGGACGAGGTCTATGTCCCCGGGGCGCTGCTGCCCATCGTGAGCAAACAGGCCGACCGGTGCATGGACTGCGGCATACCGTTCTGCCACGACGCCTGTCCGCTCGGCAATCTGATCCCCGAGTGGAACGACCTGGTGTCCCGGGAGGACTGGCGGGCCGCCGCCGACCGGCTGCACGCCACCAACAACTTCCCCGAGTTCACCGGGCGGTTGTGCCCGGCGCCGTGCGAGGCGGGGTGTGTGCTCGCTATCAACCAGCCCGCGGTCACCATCAAGAACGTCGAGTGCGCCATCGCCGACCGCGCCTGGGAGCTGGGTTTCGCCCCGCCCCGGCCGCCGGACCGGCTGTCGGGACGGACGGTCGCGGTGATCGGCTCGGGGCCCACGGGGCTCGCGGCGGCCCAGCAGCTGACCCGGGCCGGGCACACGGTCGCGGTGTACGAGAAGGACGACCGGATCGGCGGACTGCTGCGGTACGGCATCCCCGAGTTCAAGATGGAGAAGGGGCAACTGGAGCGGCGCGTAGGGCAGATGAGGGCCGAGGGGACCAAGTTCCGTACGTCCACGGCGGTCGGGCGGGATCTCGGCGCCGTGGAGCTGCGCGCTCGCCATGACGCGATCGTGATCGCCACGGGGGCGACCACGTGGCGTGAGCTGGAGGTGCCGGGGCGGGAGCTGACCGGGATCCACCAGGCGATGGAGTACCTGCCGCTGGCCAACCGGGTGTGCGAGGGGGACATCGAGAGCTCGCCGATGTCCGCCGCCGGGAAGCACGTGGTCATCGTGGGCGGCGGTGACACCGGCGCCGACTGTCTGGGCACGGCCGTCCGGGAGGGCGCCGCGTCGGTGACCCAGCTCGACATCTACGCCCAGCCCGGCGCCGAGCGCGACGAGGACACCGAGCCCTGGCCGACGTACCCGAAGGTCTACCGGCTCTCGGCGGCCCATGAGGAGGCGGGGCAGCTGGGGACGGCGCCCGCCGCGGACGCGGACGCGCGGCTGTTCGCGGCGTCCACGCTGCGCTTCACGGGGGACGAGAGCGGGCGGGTACGGTGGCTGCACCTGGTCGAGGTCGACTCGAACCGGCGGCCCAGGCCCGGCACTGGCCGGGCGATTCCGGCCGAACTCGTGCTGCTCGCGCTCGGGTTCAGCGGGCCCGACCAGGAGGACGGGCTGCTCGGACAGCTGGGGGTCGAGCTGGAGCCCCGGGGCACGATCGCCCGGGACGCCGAGTTCGCCACGAACGTCCCCGGCGTGTTCGCGGCCGGGGACGCGGCCCGGGGGCAGTCGCTCGTCGTGTGGGCGATAGCCGAGGGCCGGGCGGTGGCGGCCGCCGTCGACCGCCGGCTGACGGGAAGCTCACGACTGCCGGCGCCGATCTCGCCGTACGACCGCCCCATGACGGTCTGA
- a CDS encoding carboxymuconolactone decarboxylase family protein yields the protein MTMNTQIDAKAPRMNFAKTAPKINRAIVAFDAAAREGLDPTLVELIQIRASLLNNCAYCLHMHTNDARKAGETEDRLHLVAVWREARHFFTEKEQAALALTEAVTLVSDAGVPDAVYAEAAARFDEAELAHVLALILTINTWNRMALAVGKVAGTDERQG from the coding sequence ATGACGATGAACACGCAGATCGACGCCAAGGCCCCCCGGATGAACTTCGCCAAGACCGCCCCGAAGATCAACCGGGCGATCGTCGCCTTCGACGCCGCCGCCCGCGAGGGCCTGGACCCGACGCTGGTCGAGCTCATCCAGATCCGCGCCTCGCTGCTCAACAACTGCGCGTACTGCCTGCACATGCACACCAACGACGCCCGCAAGGCCGGTGAGACCGAGGACCGGCTGCACCTGGTCGCGGTCTGGCGGGAGGCCCGCCACTTCTTCACCGAGAAGGAGCAGGCGGCCCTGGCCCTGACCGAGGCGGTCACCCTGGTCTCCGACGCTGGCGTCCCGGACGCCGTCTACGCCGAGGCGGCAGCCCGGTTCGACGAGGCCGAACTGGCCCACGTGCTGGCCCTGATCCTCACCATCAACACCTGGAACCGCATGGCCCTGGCGGTGGGCAAGGTGGCGGGAACGGACGAGCGGCAGGGCTGA
- a CDS encoding PLP-dependent aminotransferase family protein, with protein MSESWVNSAERIGADLHLELSGPGGRRAALIRALRDAVRGGRLAPGTRLPPYRSLAADLGVARNTVADAYAELVAEGWLTARQGSGTRVAERAEPPRHAGKAPGKTPPRARGPRHDLRQGTPDVSGFPRADWLASYRRALQQAPNEVFGPGDPAGRVELREALAEYLPRARGVRCDPARIVICSGFAHAMRLLFEGRVLRGPLAVEAYGLPFHRELLTRAGVRTVPLPLDEHGAQVARLGRERGVLLTPAHQFPTGGPLHAVRRAAVVDWARARDAVIVEDDYDGEFRYDRKPVGAVQGLDPERVIFVGSVSKSLSPAVRLGWMVLPERYVEGVLAAKGEREAWASVLDQLSLADFLTRGSYDRHVRRMRQRYRGRRDRLVAALAERAPHIEVTGVAAGLHAVLRLPPGTEAATVARAERTGVALDGLAAFRHPEAAEAAVPAYDGLVVGYATPSEHAYTAALDALCGTFPDP; from the coding sequence GTGTCCGAATCATGGGTCAATTCCGCGGAGCGCATCGGCGCGGATCTGCATCTGGAGCTGTCCGGGCCGGGCGGCAGACGGGCCGCTCTCATCCGTGCCCTGCGCGACGCCGTGCGCGGCGGCAGACTCGCCCCCGGCACCCGGCTGCCGCCCTACCGTTCGCTCGCCGCCGACCTGGGCGTCGCCCGGAACACGGTGGCCGACGCGTACGCCGAGCTCGTCGCCGAGGGCTGGCTCACCGCCCGCCAGGGCTCGGGCACACGCGTCGCGGAACGGGCGGAGCCGCCACGACACGCCGGGAAAGCGCCCGGGAAGACCCCGCCACGCGCGCGTGGCCCGCGGCACGACCTGCGCCAGGGCACCCCGGACGTCTCGGGCTTCCCGCGCGCGGACTGGCTCGCCTCCTACCGGCGGGCCCTTCAGCAGGCGCCGAACGAGGTGTTCGGGCCCGGCGATCCGGCCGGGCGCGTGGAGCTGAGGGAGGCGCTCGCGGAGTACCTCCCGCGCGCGCGTGGCGTCCGCTGCGACCCGGCGCGGATCGTGATCTGCTCCGGCTTCGCACACGCGATGCGGCTGCTGTTCGAGGGGCGGGTGCTGCGCGGTCCGCTGGCCGTGGAGGCGTACGGGCTGCCCTTCCACCGGGAGCTGCTCACCCGCGCGGGGGTGCGGACCGTGCCGCTGCCCCTGGACGAGCACGGCGCTCAGGTCGCGCGGCTGGGCCGCGAGCGGGGCGTCCTGCTCACCCCCGCGCACCAGTTCCCGACCGGCGGCCCGCTGCACGCCGTCCGCCGCGCCGCCGTGGTCGACTGGGCACGCGCGCGTGACGCGGTGATCGTGGAGGACGACTACGACGGGGAGTTCCGCTACGACCGCAAGCCCGTGGGAGCCGTCCAGGGACTCGATCCCGAGCGGGTGATCTTCGTCGGCTCGGTGAGCAAGAGCCTGTCCCCGGCGGTGCGGCTGGGCTGGATGGTCCTGCCCGAGCGGTACGTCGAGGGCGTGCTCGCGGCCAAGGGCGAGCGGGAGGCCTGGGCGAGCGTGCTGGACCAGCTGAGCCTCGCCGACTTCCTCACGCGCGGGTCGTACGACCGTCATGTGCGGCGGATGCGGCAGCGGTACCGCGGCCGCCGGGACCGGCTGGTCGCCGCGCTGGCCGAGCGGGCGCCGCACATCGAGGTCACCGGGGTGGCGGCCGGGCTGCACGCGGTGCTGCGGCTGCCGCCCGGCACCGAGGCGGCCACCGTCGCGCGGGCCGAACGGACCGGGGTGGCCCTGGACGGGCTCGCCGCGTTCCGGCACCCGGAGGCCGCGGAGGCCGCCGTACCGGCCTATGACGGGTTGGTCGTGGGCTACGCGACCCCGTCCGAGCACGCCTATACGGCGGCGCTGGACGCCCTCTGCGGAACCTTTCCGGATCCGTAA
- a CDS encoding PEP/pyruvate-binding domain-containing protein, whose amino-acid sequence MTTLDERHGEGARDGEEPRGEVALGLTQTYGPATVPLEQPLAAVPARAGSKAANLARAAGAGLPVLPGFVIPYRAAGDPHSLRRAWQALSDGGSRPLVVRSSSPREDTEESSLAGQFASVLDVRGWQGFRTAVRTVLDSARGPDGSVAPMAVLVQPMLAARVGGVMFGADPVEGRADRMLVSAVRGGPDSLVSGAQAGTNYWLGGHGRVLRTEPAGADALLTRGELFRLARLARRARRVFGGPQDIEFGFDADGRLWLFQSRPITAMAARPVRRARLLGPGPVAETLPDQLQPLEEDLWLAPMTRGLAAALDIGGTAPRRLLRAAPVVTAVGGRAAGDLQLLGAVRPRHRWLALLNPAPGARRLAAAWRVGRLGAALPGLATDLVADVDRRLAEVPAPAGLSSAALTDELRWTRRVLVSLHAQEALAGALLRESPAGRTAAGTALAALAAARARGVPDERIVATDPVVLALTAPSLLHDVHLPTAIPDQDDTGTRRGSGSHSAPTPSPAPDRLPTRTSPAALPPREALRLRIRWVQELQIRLVREVARRAGQGADRIGLLRWPELVDALQGEGLPADLARRTPPPATPPLPDAFRLAEGGVVVADRTSGRGDGLRGVSGGRAVGTAWDGSAPRPPDPVLVVRTLDPALAPLLPGLTGLVAQTGSPLSHLAVLAREFRLPAVVGAADAVRRFPAGARLTVDGTAGDVRLGDGS is encoded by the coding sequence ATGACGACGCTGGATGAACGTCACGGAGAAGGCGCACGCGACGGGGAAGAGCCCCGGGGCGAGGTGGCCCTCGGCCTGACGCAGACGTACGGCCCGGCCACCGTCCCGCTGGAACAGCCTCTTGCCGCCGTGCCGGCCAGGGCCGGGTCCAAGGCCGCGAATCTCGCCCGCGCGGCCGGGGCCGGGCTGCCGGTGCTCCCCGGCTTCGTGATCCCCTACAGAGCGGCCGGCGACCCGCATTCCCTGCGCCGGGCCTGGCAGGCGCTGTCCGACGGCGGCAGCCGTCCGCTGGTCGTGCGCTCCTCCTCGCCGCGGGAGGACACGGAGGAGTCCTCGCTCGCGGGCCAGTTCGCCTCGGTGCTCGATGTACGGGGCTGGCAGGGCTTCCGTACGGCCGTGCGGACTGTACTGGACTCGGCGCGCGGGCCGGACGGGTCGGTCGCGCCGATGGCGGTGCTGGTCCAGCCGATGCTCGCCGCCCGGGTCGGCGGGGTGATGTTCGGTGCCGATCCCGTCGAGGGACGGGCCGACCGGATGCTGGTCAGCGCGGTCCGCGGTGGGCCGGACAGCCTGGTCAGCGGTGCCCAGGCGGGCACCAACTACTGGCTCGGCGGACACGGGCGGGTGCTGCGCACCGAGCCCGCGGGGGCGGACGCGCTGCTCACCCGGGGCGAGCTGTTCCGGCTGGCCCGGCTCGCGCGGCGGGCCCGGCGGGTGTTCGGCGGGCCGCAGGACATCGAGTTCGGCTTCGACGCGGACGGCCGGCTGTGGCTCTTCCAGAGCCGCCCGATCACCGCGATGGCGGCACGGCCGGTCCGCCGGGCGCGGCTGCTGGGGCCCGGACCGGTCGCGGAGACGCTGCCGGACCAGCTCCAGCCGCTGGAGGAGGACCTGTGGCTGGCGCCGATGACCCGCGGTCTCGCCGCCGCGCTGGACATCGGCGGCACCGCGCCGCGCCGGCTGCTGCGGGCGGCGCCCGTGGTCACAGCCGTCGGCGGGCGCGCGGCCGGTGATCTGCAGCTGCTCGGCGCGGTGCGGCCGAGGCACCGGTGGCTGGCGCTGCTGAACCCGGCGCCGGGGGCGCGCCGGCTGGCGGCGGCCTGGCGGGTGGGCCGCCTCGGCGCCGCGCTGCCCGGACTGGCGACGGACCTGGTGGCGGACGTGGACCGGCGGCTGGCCGAGGTACCGGCACCGGCCGGCCTCTCCTCGGCCGCTCTCACCGACGAGCTGCGCTGGACCCGCCGTGTCCTGGTCTCGCTGCACGCCCAGGAGGCCCTCGCGGGCGCGCTCCTGCGCGAGTCCCCGGCGGGCCGCACGGCCGCGGGCACGGCCCTGGCCGCCCTCGCGGCGGCTCGCGCGCGCGGGGTGCCCGACGAGCGGATCGTCGCCACGGACCCGGTGGTCCTGGCGCTGACGGCACCGAGCCTGCTGCACGACGTCCACCTGCCGACGGCGATCCCCGACCAGGACGACACGGGCACGCGCCGCGGCTCCGGCTCCCACTCCGCCCCCACCCCCTCCCCCGCCCCGGACCGCCTCCCCACCCGGACCTCCCCCGCCGCCCTCCCGCCCAGAGAAGCCCTGCGTCTGCGTATCCGCTGGGTGCAGGAGCTTCAGATCCGCCTGGTGCGGGAGGTCGCGCGGCGGGCCGGTCAGGGCGCGGACCGGATCGGGCTGCTCCGCTGGCCGGAGCTGGTCGACGCGCTCCAGGGCGAAGGGCTCCCCGCCGATCTCGCCCGGCGCACACCGCCCCCCGCCACTCCCCCGCTCCCCGACGCCTTCCGGCTCGCGGAGGGCGGAGTCGTCGTCGCCGACCGGACCAGCGGCCGGGGCGACGGGCTGCGCGGGGTCTCCGGCGGGCGCGCGGTCGGCACGGCGTGGGACGGCAGCGCACCGCGGCCGCCGGACCCGGTGCTCGTCGTCCGCACCCTCGACCCCGCCCTCGCCCCGCTGCTGCCGGGACTGACCGGACTGGTCGCGCAGACCGGCAGCCCGCTGTCCCATCTGGCCGTACTGGCCAGGGAGTTCCGCCTCCCCGCGGTCGTCGGCGCCGCGGACGCGGTCCGCCGCTTCCCGGCCGGCGCCCGCCTCACCGTCGACGGAACGGCGGGTGACGTACGGCTGGGGGACGGGTCATGA
- a CDS encoding fused DSP-PTPase phosphatase/NAD kinase-like protein, whose protein sequence is MAVLTATLPRPALQKRPLPQRAIRALTGILIGYLVLWAIGAGGILGLSFWAKAETPAPAGTRTVQGVHNFQPVSSDGKLWRGAAPSPAGYRALASMGITTVVDLRAEDLSANQLAGPGKAGLDVVRLPIRDGQTPTSQQVQKLLDTVKNASGPVFVHCGAGVGRTGAMAAAYLVQTGEESSAQAVRRNLAVGPPSIEQIYYGLNLSPSEVEQPPLPVVVVSRLVDAPRRIASWF, encoded by the coding sequence ATGGCTGTCCTCACTGCAACTCTGCCCCGCCCTGCCCTCCAGAAGCGTCCGCTGCCACAGCGCGCGATACGAGCCCTGACCGGCATCCTCATCGGATACCTCGTCCTGTGGGCCATCGGCGCGGGAGGCATTCTCGGCCTCTCGTTCTGGGCCAAGGCAGAAACCCCGGCACCTGCCGGAACCCGCACCGTCCAGGGTGTGCACAACTTCCAGCCCGTCAGCTCCGACGGCAAGCTCTGGCGCGGTGCCGCCCCCTCGCCCGCCGGTTACCGCGCGCTGGCGAGCATGGGCATCACCACCGTGGTCGACCTGCGGGCCGAGGACCTGAGCGCCAACCAGCTCGCCGGACCCGGCAAGGCCGGACTCGACGTCGTCCGGCTGCCCATCAGGGACGGCCAGACGCCGACGTCGCAGCAGGTCCAGAAGCTGCTGGACACGGTCAAGAACGCCTCCGGCCCGGTGTTCGTGCACTGCGGCGCGGGAGTCGGCCGTACCGGCGCGATGGCCGCGGCCTATCTGGTGCAGACCGGTGAGGAGTCGTCCGCCCAGGCGGTCCGGCGCAACCTCGCGGTCGGACCGCCCTCGATCGAGCAGATCTACTACGGGCTGAACCTCAGCCCCAGCGAGGTCGAGCAGCCGCCGCTGCCGGTCGTGGTGGTCAGCCGGCTGGTGGACGCCCCGCGGCGGATCGCCTCCTGGTTCTGA
- a CDS encoding DUF397 domain-containing protein — translation MDRIKPRIPVYNGMPARELGSEGWHKPWSGGNGGNCLEAMKLADGRIAVRQSTDPDGPALIYTTDEMTAFIEGAKAGVADFLLS, via the coding sequence ATGGATCGCATCAAGCCACGCATACCCGTCTACAACGGCATGCCCGCGCGGGAGTTGGGCAGCGAGGGCTGGCACAAGCCGTGGAGCGGCGGCAACGGCGGGAACTGCCTGGAGGCGATGAAGCTGGCCGACGGCCGGATCGCCGTCCGTCAGTCGACCGACCCGGACGGGCCGGCGCTGATCTACACCACCGACGAGATGACGGCCTTCATCGAAGGCGCCAAGGCGGGGGTGGCCGACTTCCTGCTCTCCTGA
- a CDS encoding helix-turn-helix domain-containing protein, with product MSEPRSAPTVGQVVLGRRLLDLRERAGLKREEAARVLRVAPATIRRMEMAEVALKIPYLQLLLKAYGVGDEEADAFVRLAEEANQPGWWQRFHDILPGWFSMYVSLEGAASLIRSYEPHFVPGLLQTEDYARGVLRSGAIGQTKPDDIERHVALRMNRQELLTRPDAPRLWFVMDETVLRRQVGGPEVMRAQIDRLLEVTKLPNVTLQVAAFESGPHPGTYGPFVLFRFAMSELPDMVYSEYLTGAVYLDARPEVATHLEVMDRMAAQAATAHRTKEILRDLRKEL from the coding sequence GTGAGCGAGCCGCGGTCCGCGCCGACGGTCGGCCAGGTCGTCCTCGGCCGGCGCCTGCTGGACCTGCGGGAACGCGCCGGGCTCAAGCGTGAGGAGGCCGCCCGCGTCCTGCGTGTCGCCCCCGCCACCATCCGCCGTATGGAGATGGCCGAGGTCGCCCTCAAGATCCCGTACCTCCAGCTGCTGCTGAAGGCCTACGGGGTCGGTGACGAGGAGGCCGACGCCTTTGTGCGGCTGGCCGAGGAGGCCAATCAGCCGGGCTGGTGGCAGCGGTTCCACGACATCCTGCCGGGCTGGTTCTCGATGTACGTCAGCCTGGAGGGGGCCGCCAGCCTCATCCGGTCCTACGAGCCCCACTTCGTGCCCGGACTGCTCCAGACCGAGGACTACGCGCGCGGGGTGCTGCGCTCGGGCGCTATCGGCCAGACCAAGCCCGACGACATCGAGCGCCATGTCGCGCTGCGCATGAACCGCCAGGAACTGCTCACCCGTCCCGACGCGCCCCGGCTGTGGTTCGTCATGGACGAGACCGTGCTGCGCCGCCAGGTCGGCGGCCCGGAGGTGATGCGAGCCCAGATCGACCGGCTGCTCGAAGTGACGAAGCTGCCCAATGTGACGTTGCAGGTCGCCGCCTTCGAGAGCGGACCGCACCCCGGCACGTACGGGCCCTTCGTGCTGTTCCGATTCGCCATGTCAGAACTGCCGGACATGGTCTACAGCGAGTACCTGACCGGTGCCGTCTACCTCGACGCGCGCCCCGAGGTGGCGACCCACCTGGAGGTCATGGACCGCATGGCGGCGCAGGCCGCTACGGCACATCGCACGAAGGAGATCCTCCGGGATCTCCGCAAGGAGCTGTGA
- a CDS encoding ATP-binding protein, whose protein sequence is MASVIPSAPLGTDAAAGPLGLGAATVVGPQRGPVERRFRFELAAHPGSPAQARRLTRARLTGWSVCEDTCDTAALVVSELVTNAIVHTASRHIVCELHDGDDLVRIAVRDQGCAPGEPHPAAQRGDEEHGRGLLLVDAVCHAWGAHEHGPGLLVWAELPRKADTPREDTGPRNDLGWGARPKPGPAGGSDGDDEDGGPA, encoded by the coding sequence GTGGCAAGCGTGATTCCGTCCGCGCCCTTAGGAACAGACGCCGCCGCAGGCCCGCTCGGCCTCGGCGCCGCCACGGTCGTAGGCCCCCAGCGGGGCCCTGTCGAGCGCCGGTTCCGTTTCGAGCTGGCCGCACATCCGGGTTCCCCCGCGCAGGCCAGACGCCTGACGAGAGCCCGGCTGACCGGCTGGTCGGTCTGCGAGGACACGTGCGACACGGCGGCCCTGGTCGTCTCCGAACTGGTCACCAACGCCATCGTGCACACCGCGAGCAGGCATATCGTCTGCGAGCTGCACGACGGCGACGACCTGGTGCGCATAGCCGTGCGCGATCAGGGCTGCGCACCGGGTGAGCCCCATCCCGCGGCCCAGCGCGGCGACGAGGAGCACGGGAGGGGATTGCTCCTGGTCGATGCCGTCTGCCATGCGTGGGGTGCCCATGAGCACGGGCCCGGACTGCTCGTCTGGGCGGAACTGCCGCGCAAGGCGGACACGCCTCGCGAGGACACGGGACCGCGCAATGACCTGGGCTGGGGGGCCCGGCCGAAGCCAGGTCCCGCCGGGGGTTCCGACGGTGACGACGAGGACGGGGGTCCGGCGTGA
- a CDS encoding ABC transporter ATP-binding protein, translating into MAEVSESEQLLFGGPLRYDTGWNQHRDAFLELNFRSMVRRLPGLLTSSFRLAWQADRNAARTVLAAEVGRGLAQAVGLLAVNSVLGRLIGAGEIEDRLREAAPALIVMAAVMLVGALLGAASTYATGRLEPKVERVATELYLERAAAVELAAIEDHAFHKLLDTAQYGASSARRMIAYSARVVNAMISLIAAAGVLTVLHPALLPLLATMTLPSAWSALTNARRRYESFHTWVQHARAGHLISGLLTEPAAAPEIRVHGVGPFLLRHYRAMSETAEAEQARLARLAARTGLIAAAWTGLATVATYATLGGLLLAGAMALAVAGTAVIAIRTGSASLDSLVLEINQLHEEALFVGDLQRLYVEAAERAIPVGGEPLPEEPREIRFENVSFSYPGEATRPALDEVTLSLPLGRIVALVGENGSGKTTLVKLLAGLYLPDRGRILWDEVDAASADRHQLAERIAMVAQDFKRWPFTARVNVAVGRSAAPLTEERLAEAVAAAGAEEVVADLPRGLDTLLAREFNGGHELSGGQWQRLGIARAAYRRGRILIVDEPTAALDARAELEVFDKIRALASAGQTVVLITHRLASVRHADLVHVLDQGRLVESGSPDELLAGGGLYAELYALQAEQFTTRLPTQKSGRSPAAAPKAG; encoded by the coding sequence GTGGCCGAGGTATCCGAGTCCGAACAGCTGCTCTTCGGGGGGCCGCTGCGGTACGACACCGGGTGGAATCAGCACCGTGACGCGTTTCTGGAGTTGAACTTCCGGTCCATGGTCCGGCGGTTGCCCGGGCTGCTGACCTCCAGTTTTCGGCTCGCCTGGCAGGCCGATCGGAATGCCGCGCGGACCGTGCTGGCGGCCGAGGTCGGGCGGGGGCTCGCCCAGGCCGTGGGACTGCTCGCCGTGAACAGTGTGCTGGGGCGGCTGATCGGCGCCGGGGAGATCGAGGACCGGCTGCGGGAGGCCGCACCGGCGCTGATCGTCATGGCCGCCGTCATGCTGGTCGGAGCGCTGCTGGGGGCGGCTTCGACCTACGCCACCGGGCGGCTCGAACCGAAGGTGGAGCGGGTGGCCACCGAGCTGTATCTGGAGCGGGCGGCGGCCGTGGAGCTGGCCGCGATCGAGGACCACGCCTTCCACAAGCTGCTGGACACCGCGCAGTACGGCGCCTCCTCGGCCCGGCGCATGATCGCCTACAGCGCCCGCGTGGTGAACGCGATGATCTCGCTGATCGCGGCGGCCGGCGTGCTGACCGTGCTGCATCCGGCGCTGCTCCCGCTGCTCGCCACGATGACGCTGCCCAGCGCCTGGAGCGCCCTGACGAACGCCCGGCGCCGCTACGAGTCCTTCCACACCTGGGTGCAGCACGCCCGCGCCGGCCATCTGATCAGCGGACTGCTCACCGAACCGGCCGCCGCCCCGGAGATCCGGGTGCACGGCGTCGGCCCGTTCCTGCTCCGGCACTACCGGGCCATGTCGGAGACGGCCGAGGCGGAACAGGCGCGCCTGGCCCGGCTCGCGGCCCGCACCGGCCTGATCGCGGCCGCCTGGACCGGCCTCGCCACGGTGGCGACGTACGCGACGCTCGGCGGGCTGCTGCTGGCCGGGGCGATGGCGCTGGCCGTGGCCGGAACCGCGGTGATCGCCATCCGGACCGGCTCGGCGAGCCTGGACAGCCTGGTGCTGGAGATCAACCAGTTGCACGAGGAGGCCCTGTTCGTGGGCGATCTGCAACGGCTGTACGTCGAGGCGGCCGAACGGGCGATCCCGGTCGGCGGTGAGCCGCTGCCCGAGGAGCCGCGGGAGATCCGCTTCGAGAACGTCAGCTTCAGCTATCCGGGTGAGGCCACCCGGCCCGCCCTGGACGAGGTCACGCTCAGCCTGCCGCTGGGCCGGATCGTGGCGCTGGTCGGGGAGAACGGCTCCGGCAAGACCACCCTGGTCAAACTGCTCGCGGGCCTGTACCTCCCGGACCGGGGCCGGATCCTGTGGGACGAGGTCGACGCGGCCTCGGCCGACCGGCACCAGCTCGCCGAGCGCATCGCGATGGTGGCCCAGGACTTCAAGCGGTGGCCGTTCACCGCGCGGGTCAATGTCGCCGTGGGACGGTCCGCGGCGCCGCTGACCGAGGAGCGGCTCGCCGAGGCGGTCGCCGCGGCCGGGGCCGAGGAGGTGGTGGCCGATCTGCCGCGCGGCCTGGACACCCTGCTGGCCCGGGAGTTCAACGGCGGACACGAGCTGTCCGGCGGGCAGTGGCAGCGGCTGGGGATCGCGCGGGCCGCCTACCGGCGGGGCCGGATCCTGATCGTGGACGAGCCGACGGCCGCCCTGGACGCGCGGGCCGAGCTGGAGGTCTTCGACAAGATCCGCGCCCTCGCCTCGGCCGGGCAGACGGTCGTCCTGATCACCCACCGGCTGGCGTCCGTGCGCCACGCCGATCTGGTGCATGTGCTCGACCAGGGCCGTCTGGTGGAGTCCGGCAGCCCCGACGAACTGCTGGCCGGTGGCGGTCTCTACGCGGAGCTGTACGCGCTCCAGGCGGAACAGTTCACCACCCGGCTGCCCACCCAAAAGTCGGGCCGGTCACCTGCCGCCGCCCCGAAGGCGGGCTGA